A genomic stretch from Acetobacter ascendens includes:
- a CDS encoding O-methyltransferase — MIMDDKIQTVLNLYHERMQQERSQPRVEAPGGRDGGHDQRMRSIGPETGQLLNILAKSLKSPTILELGTSFGYSGIWLAEAARAAGGKLITMELHDYKSAYAQHMAQQAGVADWIDFRVGDAVQMIDELNEKVDFVFVDLWKDLYVPCLKAFYPRLKPGAIIVADNMIRPGTEDVKRYGQAIRALPDIASVLLPVGTGIEVSRLETE; from the coding sequence ATAATCATGGATGATAAAATTCAGACAGTTCTTAACCTCTATCATGAACGTATGCAGCAAGAACGTAGCCAGCCGCGTGTGGAAGCACCCGGCGGGCGTGATGGAGGGCATGACCAGCGCATGCGCTCCATCGGCCCGGAAACAGGGCAATTGCTGAATATTCTGGCCAAGAGCCTCAAAAGCCCAACTATTCTGGAACTTGGCACATCCTTTGGGTATTCTGGTATCTGGCTTGCTGAAGCCGCGCGTGCAGCCGGCGGCAAGCTCATTACGATGGAACTGCATGATTATAAATCTGCTTATGCTCAACACATGGCACAGCAGGCAGGCGTGGCGGATTGGATAGATTTCCGCGTAGGTGATGCTGTGCAGATGATTGATGAGTTAAACGAAAAAGTAGATTTTGTTTTTGTTGATCTCTGGAAAGATCTTTATGTACCTTGCCTAAAGGCGTTTTATCCACGCCTTAAACCCGGTGCAATTATTGTGGCGGATAATATGATCCGCCCCGGCACAGAAGATGTAAAACGCTATGGGCAGGCCATACGCGCATTGCCCGATATTGCGAGTGTTTTGCTGCCTGTTGGGACGGGCATAGAAGTCAGCCGTTTAGAAACAGAATAA
- a CDS encoding PadR family transcriptional regulator, with product MKHRHKHAGGRNRQVFSPEGTTGSGGKHRHQHGRGGGRRGGRSRLFDYGEIRLLVLKLISEKPTYGYELIKDIEEKFGGSYTPSPGVIYPTLTWLEEAGYIRPTEGESRKNYQVTPEGEAFLSANQAGLEEILSRAAAAEPEGRGGRKNIPMPVMRAMENLKMALRLRLRHGGFDPAAEEKIAALLDEAARGVGQV from the coding sequence ATGAAACACAGACATAAACATGCAGGCGGTCGTAACCGCCAGGTTTTCTCCCCTGAAGGAACAACAGGTTCTGGAGGGAAACATCGTCACCAACATGGTCGGGGTGGTGGCCGACGTGGTGGTCGCAGCAGGCTTTTTGATTATGGTGAAATCCGCCTGTTGGTTCTGAAACTGATTTCGGAAAAACCGACTTACGGTTATGAACTTATCAAGGATATCGAAGAAAAATTTGGGGGAAGTTATACCCCAAGCCCCGGTGTTATTTATCCAACACTCACTTGGCTGGAAGAAGCAGGATATATCCGTCCGACTGAAGGCGAAAGCCGTAAAAACTACCAGGTAACACCAGAAGGTGAGGCATTCTTGTCTGCCAATCAGGCAGGGTTGGAGGAAATTCTCTCTCGTGCAGCAGCAGCGGAACCAGAAGGAAGGGGAGGGCGTAAAAATATTCCCATGCCTGTCATGCGCGCCATGGAAAACCTGAAAATGGCCTTACGCCTTCGGCTACGTCACGGTGGGTTTGATCCGGCAGCAGAAGAAAAAATTGCAGCACTGCTGGATGAAGCAGCACGCGGTGTTGGACAGGTTTAA
- a CDS encoding TonB-dependent receptor, with protein MKKFLILSTVCLFSQNTATVAKASSNPDKHKSHPPLAAKKSAKLPKAKDENVDVVSRKTAGGGMMVKQTSAKTISSLSHSYIEMQSPTSTIESLIQTVPGVVSASEGPLTTSFSTIHIRGMAQAEIGVTLEGMPAANPFTYSTYTPSLVDSENMGQVNVMQGSVDINSPTYNATGAEVSATLRHPMDHQNVHVAASGGSYGTNKDFLRYDTGEIGHSGVRSFVSGSYARSDMWRGAGDIRKWHVDAALTKSWAPGSHSEAIFGFTDAAQGEWLYPSLANWKTYGTKYGLNNQYYNGDTHYVGLNGKNTGAIYGTLKNHFSFGHGLSLDAQAYSVEFHGPYYYGETVPIANGYAGAEKYAHLDDYKNLPGYDPSVSKLTSVEVSDWYTISSGLTLTGHWKHKFNTLNFTYWYSYAQEAASQKFYPVNGSGHWNSNGAPLTANGGLLINEDNENALQQLNSFAVDDKMSFLHDRLTIDGGIRMVMANRQYTQDLPGVTASKSIKNVFVPSPQVLINYRFNPNHQIYVNGTTGYHLPAGLSSQLASYSYNTGKAISLPMSDYKPEYMITEEIGYRYSGLFMANLAGFHYNVTNHQVSAVSYEPGSTSTISQLINAGGMEAYGIQAELATRPWHHVSAYASGQYMHTKNGNNIAYAGDYLATKGKQEVGAPQFSGSLGLTYNDGKWFGNFTLQYTGTQYSTLMNDQSIPGYVTANLGFGRRLPQIGHVSPKIKLNLVNLGDNHYLSSMYGYTTNAKTQHGVLTGKSLSGSQPTYVIGSPFVVTATLSADF; from the coding sequence ATGAAAAAGTTCCTTATCCTGAGCACAGTTTGTTTATTTTCTCAAAACACCGCAACCGTAGCCAAAGCGAGCAGCAACCCGGATAAACATAAAAGCCATCCTCCCCTTGCTGCAAAAAAATCGGCCAAATTGCCGAAGGCCAAGGATGAGAACGTTGACGTCGTCTCGCGCAAAACAGCAGGCGGCGGAATGATGGTGAAACAGACATCTGCCAAAACGATAAGCTCGCTTTCCCATAGCTATATCGAAATGCAGTCTCCCACCTCTACAATCGAATCACTGATCCAGACAGTGCCCGGTGTGGTTTCTGCCAGTGAAGGCCCTCTCACAACCTCATTTTCCACCATTCATATTCGCGGCATGGCGCAGGCAGAAATTGGTGTCACGCTTGAGGGCATGCCAGCAGCCAACCCATTTACATACAGCACCTACACCCCTTCTCTCGTTGATAGTGAGAATATGGGCCAGGTGAATGTGATGCAGGGTTCCGTGGATATTAATTCACCAACCTATAACGCAACGGGGGCGGAAGTTTCCGCTACATTACGCCACCCTATGGACCACCAGAATGTGCATGTTGCGGCCTCTGGCGGCTCCTATGGCACCAACAAAGATTTTCTCCGGTATGATACCGGAGAAATCGGGCATTCGGGCGTGCGGAGCTTTGTTTCAGGCTCCTACGCGCGTAGTGATATGTGGCGTGGTGCTGGTGACATCCGCAAATGGCATGTAGATGCAGCCCTTACAAAAAGCTGGGCTCCTGGCAGCCACTCAGAAGCTATTTTTGGTTTTACAGATGCCGCTCAGGGGGAATGGCTTTATCCATCCTTAGCGAACTGGAAAACCTACGGCACAAAATATGGTCTGAACAACCAGTATTATAATGGCGATACACACTATGTTGGGCTGAACGGTAAAAATACCGGAGCCATTTACGGCACATTAAAAAACCATTTCAGCTTTGGGCATGGGCTTAGTCTAGATGCACAAGCCTATTCTGTTGAATTTCATGGCCCTTATTATTACGGGGAAACTGTACCCATCGCCAACGGTTATGCAGGGGCAGAAAAATACGCGCATCTTGATGACTATAAAAATCTGCCTGGGTATGACCCTTCAGTAAGCAAATTAACATCTGTAGAAGTTTCAGACTGGTATACAATCTCCTCCGGCTTAACGCTTACCGGACATTGGAAGCATAAATTCAATACGCTTAACTTTACCTATTGGTATTCTTACGCGCAGGAAGCTGCCTCCCAGAAGTTTTACCCTGTGAATGGCAGTGGGCATTGGAACTCTAATGGTGCCCCCCTTACAGCCAATGGTGGCCTACTTATTAACGAAGATAATGAAAACGCCTTACAGCAGTTGAACAGCTTTGCTGTGGACGACAAAATGTCGTTCCTGCATGACCGTCTCACCATTGATGGCGGCATTAGAATGGTGATGGCAAACCGCCAATACACCCAAGACCTACCGGGCGTAACGGCAAGCAAATCCATTAAGAATGTGTTTGTCCCCTCTCCTCAAGTGCTTATCAATTACCGCTTCAACCCCAATCATCAGATCTATGTTAACGGCACAACGGGTTACCATCTCCCGGCAGGCTTAAGTTCACAGCTTGCCTCCTACAGCTATAACACTGGCAAGGCGATATCGCTCCCGATGTCTGATTACAAGCCAGAATATATGATTACGGAAGAAATAGGGTATCGCTACAGCGGCCTGTTTATGGCTAATCTAGCTGGCTTTCATTATAATGTGACAAACCACCAGGTTTCAGCCGTAAGCTATGAACCCGGGTCAACATCAACCATTTCACAGTTGATCAATGCCGGTGGCATGGAAGCCTATGGTATTCAGGCCGAACTTGCCACGCGTCCTTGGCACCACGTAAGCGCTTACGCATCTGGCCAGTATATGCACACTAAAAACGGGAATAATATTGCCTATGCGGGAGATTATCTTGCAACAAAAGGGAAGCAGGAAGTGGGTGCGCCACAATTCTCCGGCTCATTGGGCCTGACTTATAATGATGGCAAATGGTTCGGCAACTTTACGCTGCAATATACTGGCACCCAATACTCCACGCTTATGAACGATCAGAGCATTCCTGGTTACGTTACGGCCAACCTTGGTTTTGGCAGACGTTTGCCGCAAATTGGGCACGTCTCCCCTAAAATTAAGCTCAACCTCGTTAACCTTGGTGACAATCATTATCTGTCTTCAATGTATGGGTATACAACAAACGCCAAAACACAGCATGGGGTGCTCACGGGCAAAAGTCTCTCTGGGTCACAGCCTACTTACGTTATCGGTTCTCCATTTGTGGTAACTGCCACCCTTTCTGCTGATTTTTAA
- a CDS encoding IS3 family transposase (programmed frameshift) → MKSDRFTDAQIMGVIRQAEGGVPVPDLCREHGISNATFYRWRAKYGGMDASMISQMKALEEENRRLKRMYADLSMQTDILKEALGKKLKRPAQRRELAAQAVAHHGVSIALACRIFGISETCFRYRPRLAAENDRIAALLVGLTQAHRRWGFGLCFLYLRTVQGQLWNHKRVYRIYREQELNLRIKPRRRLVREKPEKLSVPALPNRVWSMDFMADRLMDGRAFRLLNILDDFNREGLAIEVDFSLPACRVVRCLEQVMEWRGRPEAIRMDNGPEYVSHTLVSWAEKQGITLIYTQPGNPQQNAYIERYNRTVRQEWLEQYLFESIQDVQEVATQWLWTYNHDRPNMGNSGLTPAQKLKTAA, encoded by the exons ATGAAGAGTGATCGCTTTACTGACGCCCAGATCATGGGTGTGATCCGCCAGGCTGAGGGCGGTGTCCCGGTTCCTGACCTGTGCCGGGAGCATGGGATTAGCAACGCCACGTTTTACCGGTGGCGCGCGAAATATGGCGGCATGGATGCTTCGATGATCAGTCAGATGAAGGCTTTGGAAGAGGAGAACCGTCGGCTGAAGCGCATGTATGCGGATTTGAGCATGCAGACGGATATCCTGAAGGAAGCCCTTGGAAAAAAAT TGAAGCGGCCAGCCCAGCGCCGGGAACTGGCCGCACAGGCTGTGGCGCATCATGGGGTCAGCATTGCGCTGGCCTGTCGGATTTTTGGGATATCCGAGACCTGCTTTCGCTATCGTCCGCGACTGGCAGCGGAGAACGACAGGATTGCCGCTCTTCTGGTGGGACTGACCCAGGCTCACAGGAGATGGGGATTTGGTCTGTGTTTCCTGTATCTGCGCACTGTGCAGGGGCAGCTCTGGAATCATAAGCGGGTTTATCGGATCTATCGGGAACAGGAACTCAACCTGCGGATTAAACCCCGCAGGCGTCTGGTTCGCGAAAAGCCTGAAAAGCTGTCGGTTCCGGCCCTTCCCAACAGGGTCTGGTCCATGGATTTTATGGCGGACAGGCTGATGGATGGACGTGCTTTTCGGCTCCTGAACATTCTGGATGACTTCAATCGTGAAGGACTGGCGATCGAGGTTGATTTTTCCCTGCCAGCCTGTCGGGTTGTCCGCTGTCTGGAACAGGTTATGGAGTGGCGTGGCAGGCCAGAAGCCATCCGAATGGATAATGGCCCTGAATATGTCAGTCATACGCTGGTTTCATGGGCCGAAAAACAGGGGATTACCCTGATCTATACGCAACCGGGTAATCCGCAGCAGAACGCCTATATTGAACGCTACAACAGAACTGTCCGGCAGGAATGGCTGGAGCAGTATTTGTTTGAAAGCATTCAGGACGTGCAGGAGGTCGCAACACAATGGCTCTGGACATATAACCATGACAGACCCAACATGGGGAACAGCGGGCTAACCCCCGCCCAGAAACTAAAAACAGCTGCCTGA
- a CDS encoding B12-binding domain-containing radical SAM protein: protein MTTDSCKVLMIFPLFNASSFWNYKEACDLAGARYPAAPLGLITVAALLPKNWEVKLVNHNTELLTDDDFAWADMVMTGGMLPQRNDALRIIEMCRASNKPVVVGGPDVTSSPDLYSAANFQVLGEAEEIMIDFITAWRRGDTHGVFKAPMGKTDVTKSPLPRFDLLKLDQYLHVGIQFSRGCPFSCEFCDIIELYGRVPRTKTNAQVLAELDALYALGYRGHVDFVDDNLIGNKKALKKFLPDLKLWQNKKKFPFEFSTEASINLADDTDLLRSLAETNFFAVFIGIESPDTDTLVMTQKKQNTRRSLQESITKIHEAGIFVNAGFIVGFDSEKGSVAAGMVDCIEDTAIPVCMVGLLYALPTTQLTRRLLAEGRLFSGGEQTQSGDQCTAGLNFETNRPRRDVLNDYRTVLAEIYNPVAYFGRVRRMGRMLKRERAHKMIRGDLRSFVRLLFRIHRAGPGTAKQFWRMMIDCGLHNPKAIPYVVMTSALYLHLGPFSRQVVREIDKEIKDVDEGRWHAPPAQVPVASAELVPA, encoded by the coding sequence GTGACGACCGATAGCTGCAAGGTCTTGATGATCTTTCCGCTTTTTAATGCCAGTTCGTTCTGGAATTACAAAGAGGCCTGTGATCTGGCTGGGGCACGTTATCCGGCGGCTCCTCTTGGTTTGATTACGGTTGCAGCGTTGCTTCCCAAAAACTGGGAGGTCAAGCTGGTGAACCACAATACCGAGCTTTTGACGGATGATGATTTCGCTTGGGCCGATATGGTGATGACCGGCGGAATGCTTCCCCAGAGAAATGATGCCCTGCGCATTATAGAAATGTGCCGCGCTAGTAATAAGCCTGTGGTGGTTGGCGGTCCGGATGTGACATCCAGCCCAGATCTGTATAGCGCGGCAAATTTTCAGGTTCTGGGTGAAGCTGAAGAAATCATGATTGATTTCATAACAGCTTGGCGTAGGGGAGATACGCATGGCGTCTTTAAGGCCCCTATGGGCAAAACAGACGTTACCAAAAGCCCGCTGCCGCGCTTTGATCTGTTAAAGCTGGATCAGTATCTGCATGTAGGTATTCAGTTTTCACGCGGGTGTCCGTTTAGCTGCGAGTTCTGCGATATTATCGAACTCTATGGCCGAGTGCCGCGGACCAAAACAAACGCGCAGGTTCTTGCTGAACTAGATGCATTATATGCTCTTGGGTATCGGGGGCATGTAGATTTTGTTGATGATAATCTGATTGGCAACAAAAAGGCGCTTAAGAAATTTTTGCCTGATTTGAAGCTTTGGCAGAACAAAAAGAAATTTCCGTTTGAGTTTTCAACCGAAGCATCCATCAACCTAGCAGACGATACAGATTTGCTGCGCAGTCTGGCTGAGACAAACTTCTTTGCTGTATTTATCGGGATTGAAAGCCCAGATACAGATACGCTGGTGATGACGCAGAAAAAGCAGAATACTCGGCGCAGCCTGCAAGAAAGTATTACCAAAATTCATGAAGCCGGTATTTTTGTAAATGCTGGTTTTATTGTTGGTTTTGATAGCGAAAAAGGCAGTGTTGCAGCAGGGATGGTAGACTGTATTGAAGATACAGCCATTCCGGTTTGCATGGTTGGGCTATTGTATGCTTTGCCAACAACTCAACTTACGCGGCGCCTACTGGCAGAGGGGCGTTTGTTTTCTGGAGGCGAGCAAACGCAATCTGGAGATCAGTGTACGGCGGGGCTGAATTTTGAAACAAATCGTCCACGTCGTGATGTATTGAATGATTACAGAACTGTGTTGGCAGAAATTTACAATCCGGTTGCTTATTTTGGCCGTGTGCGCCGGATGGGGCGGATGCTTAAGCGTGAGCGCGCCCATAAGATGATACGTGGCGATTTGCGTAGCTTTGTAAGGTTGCTTTTCCGTATTCATCGCGCAGGCCCCGGAACAGCCAAACAGTTCTGGCGTATGATGATTGATTGTGGCCTGCATAACCCAAAGGCAATACCTTACGTGGTTATGACCAGTGCGCTTTATTTACATCTTGGCCCATTTTCACGGCAGGTAGTGCGTGAAATTGATAAGGAAATTAAGGATGTAGATGAAGGGCGCTGGCACGCCCCACCAGCACAGGTTCCGGTGGCATCAGCAGAACTTGTGCCTGCGTAA